CGTCCTCGCCGTCCCCTCCCTGGCGGTGAACCTGCGGATCGCCCTCAGGACCCATCCCCTCCTCCCGGCGGGATACTTCGTGCTTCTCGGATTCCTGCTCATCTTCATCCAATGGGGGGTCGAGGTGGCGCCCGCGACCGGTCTCGGGCCGGGGGCCTCTTCCGCGGCGCTCCTGTTGCTCGTCAACTACGCCCTCGGGTTCCCCGCGCTCCGCCTTCTCCGTGTCTGAGTTCCCACCCTTGCCCGGCGCGCCCCGGACCGGTACAATCGTCGCCGGAACCACGAAGGGGGGACGCGATGTTGGTCGGCTTCGCGGGGAACTGCGGAACGGGCAAGTCCACCATCAGCCGCGAGGTGGCGCGCCACTACAACGGCATTCTCGTCCTCGAAGACGAGAAGGCGAACCCCTATTTCTCCGATTTCATCACCGGCCGGAAAGAGACCGCCTTCCACGCGGAACTCGCCTTCCTCTCCAACAAGCTTCTGGACATCGAGAACGCCAACCCGCGGAAGATGGTGGTGGTGGACAGGATCCCCGAGGAGGACGTGGAGATCTTCGCGCGCTACTGGGCCGACCAGGGTCTTCTGAACCCGATCGATTTCGAACTCTACCGGCAGGTGGCGGGGCAACTCCTCCGCGCCGCGCGATCCTTCGACGTGATCGTCTATCTTCACGGCCCGGTGGATCTGTTGGTGGAGCGGCTCAGGAACCGGCGGGACAGCGCCTTCAACGAACGCGTGGAGAGGATGGTCCTGGCGTTGCAGCCTCTCTACGAGGAATGGGTCGAGCGGCTCGACGCGCCGCTGATCCGCCTCCCCATCGACGAGCACGACCTCAAGGGCTCGGAGGGGAAAGAGGAGCTAGCGCGTCTCATCGAGGCCATCGAACGTTTCCGATTCCCCCTCTTCGGCGACCAATCCGGGTAGCTTTCGCCCGGTGAGGAGTTCCCGCGCCCGTTCCTCGTCCTCGGGGTTCACCAGAATCCGCACCGTCCCGAGCCCGTCGATCGTGATCGGCTGCACCGATTGAACGATGGGCGACTGATAGACGCAGGGGATTCCCTCGCTGTCGAGCAGGGACTTGACGACCATCGCCTCTTCGTTGTTCTGCATTTTCGCGATCACGACCAGTTTCATCGTTTCTCTCCTTTCGCCCGAGTATACCCGAAGGACGGCGGCGCGGCCATCGGTCGGCGCCCGGTGGCGGCGATCAGCGCGACCGCGCGATCAGATAAACCCAGTTGGCGATCCATCCGGCCGCGAATAACGCGGCGAGGGGAAGGCGGAGGCGGGAAGTGAGGCGCGGCGCGGGGGCGCGGAGGCGGAGCGCCCGGCAAGCGATGTGCGCCGCCGCCCAGAGAATCGCCCCGGCGGCGGCCGCGGTCACCATCGGGTTTTGGAGAAACGCGCCGGCCGGATCAGCGCCGCCGCGCCCCCGAAGAAGATCGCCCAGGGCGGCGCGTGCGCCTCCCCTCCGCCCGGGTCCGTGATTACTTCATCCATGCAAAATCACTCCGGTCAACATCGCCGCGGCGAAAAGACCGAGACAGCCGACCATCAGGATCGCCGGAAGAAGCACCGCCGCGATCCCCCGGCCGGTGGTGGCCTCCTGGCATTCCCGGAGGCCGATCACGCAGACGGCCGCCGCCCACACCTTGCCGACCGGCCCTCCGCAGCAGGGAATCAGCGAGAGCAGGAGAGGCGCCGTGGAGTAGCAGACCACCCGGAAGGTGGTCTCGAAGGGGCGCTTCGCCCCCCCGAGGACGAGAAGACCGCCGTGGATCAGCCCGGCGACCACGAGAAGAAGGAGCGCCATCGTGATCGGCGCCAGAACGATTTTGATCCAGGAGAACGCCCAGCCGGCGAGGAGGGGGGCGAAGGGAGCGCCGCCCGCTCCGCCGTGGGCGAGCCAGAAGGGGGTGAAGAAGAAACCCCAGATCGATTCCACAAAGGCGGTGATTCCGGCGATCCCCATGCCGAAAAGAGCCGCGTCCGTGAGGTTGCCGCTCCGGCGAAGATCCCGGAAGAAAGCCGTCGGCCGGAGAGACGACTCCACGATCGTCTTTCCGAAACCGCCCACCGCGCCGAAGCGTTCCCGCCTCTCCCAGGGAGGGCCGTCCGCCGTTCCGTTTCGGATTTTTCCCCCGGTCTCTTCCCTCGTTTCCTCGTCTTTTTCCATCACTTCTCCTCTCGGTTCGGCGCCGTGTTCGGGTTCCTCCTCGAATTACGCGCGCGGGGGTCCCCCGGTTCCGTCCCCCTCTCCTTCCGGAAACGGTTGACCGCGTGGTGGGCGAGGCGGGTCGGTTCGGGGAGGCGGCGCCCCGCCCCGCAACGGAGGACCGCCTCCAAGGCGCGGGCCGTGCCGATCCGGTGTCCCGGCGAGACGTAGACCGGCTTCACCCCGTCGCGGGTGCGGAGCGCCGCCCCCACCGTCCTTCCGTTGTGGCGGAGGGGCGCGCTGTCGCCGCGCCGCGGTCCCGGTTCGTCGTGTTCCCCAATGAGGAGCGTTTTGGCGCAGCCGACGGCCGGCAGATCGAGGATCAGACCGACGTGCGACGCGAGGCCGAAGCCGCGGGGGTGGGCGATCCCCTGCCCGTCGAAGAGGACCAGGTCCGGCGTCCCTTTCAGTTTGCGGAAGGCGTCGAGCAGGAGGGGAGCCTCGCGGAAGCTGAGCAACCCGGGAATGTAGGGAAAGGGGCTCCTTCCGTGGGCGCGCGATTCTTCGACCGGCTCCAGCGTGGCGCCGTCCAAAAGAAGCACGACGGCGAAGAAGAGGTCGCTCCCCCGGTCGTAGGAGACATCCGCGCCCGCCACCAGCCTCGGGCGACGGGGCCCGCCGCGGAGCACGAGCCGGGGCGCCAGCTCCTCCTGCAGCCGGATCGCGCGGCGGTAGGAGAGATCCCATCGATGGAGCGAGCGGAAACGCACGGTCCGTACCCCCTTGAGAGCGCATCGCTCCGCCAGTATACTGGCGATCGGGAGGACCTTTCCATGCCGGCGAACCTGACCCCCGCCTATCATGCCGCGGAGGCCAAGTACAAGGAGGCGGCCAATCCCCGGGACAAGCTGAAGGCTCTCCGGGGAATGCTCTCCGCGCTTCCCAAGCACAAGGGGAC
This is a stretch of genomic DNA from Candidatus Eisenbacteria bacterium. It encodes these proteins:
- a CDS encoding YIP1 family protein — its product is MEKDEETREETGGKIRNGTADGPPWERRERFGAVGGFGKTIVESSLRPTAFFRDLRRSGNLTDAALFGMGIAGITAFVESIWGFFFTPFWLAHGGAGGAPFAPLLAGWAFSWIKIVLAPITMALLLLVVAGLIHGGLLVLGGAKRPFETTFRVVCYSTAPLLLSLIPCCGGPVGKVWAAAVCVIGLRECQEATTGRGIAAVLLPAILMVGCLGLFAAAMLTGVILHG
- a CDS encoding endonuclease V, producing the protein MRFRSLHRWDLSYRRAIRLQEELAPRLVLRGGPRRPRLVAGADVSYDRGSDLFFAVVLLLDGATLEPVEESRAHGRSPFPYIPGLLSFREAPLLLDAFRKLKGTPDLVLFDGQGIAHPRGFGLASHVGLILDLPAVGCAKTLLIGEHDEPGPRRGDSAPLRHNGRTVGAALRTRDGVKPVYVSPGHRIGTARALEAVLRCGAGRRLPEPTRLAHHAVNRFRKERGTEPGDPRARNSRRNPNTAPNREEK
- a CDS encoding deoxynucleoside kinase, translated to MLVGFAGNCGTGKSTISREVARHYNGILVLEDEKANPYFSDFITGRKETAFHAELAFLSNKLLDIENANPRKMVVVDRIPEEDVEIFARYWADQGLLNPIDFELYRQVAGQLLRAARSFDVIVYLHGPVDLLVERLRNRRDSAFNERVERMVLALQPLYEEWVERLDAPLIRLPIDEHDLKGSEGKEELARLIEAIERFRFPLFGDQSG
- a CDS encoding DUF2007 domain-containing protein, whose translation is MKLVVIAKMQNNEEAMVVKSLLDSEGIPCVYQSPIVQSVQPITIDGLGTVRILVNPEDEERARELLTGRKLPGLVAEEGESETFDGLDETR